DNA sequence from the Nicotiana tomentosiformis chromosome 3, ASM39032v3, whole genome shotgun sequence genome:
ATCTCAAGAACCAAAGAGCTTCACGCTTTCGTAATCAGGACTCATCTCTCACGCGACCCATTTTACGCTACAAGAGTTCTTAGGTTCTATGCTATAAACGACGACATCATCTCAGCTCGCAACCTGTTTGATAAAACTCCCCAACGAAGTATTTACCTCTGGAATTCCTTAATTCGAGCTTATGCTAGCGCCCACAAGTTTACAGATGCATTTTTTTTGTTTAAGGACATGCTTTATTCCGAAATAAAGCCTGATAACTTCACTTTTGCATGCGTTGTTCGAGCCAGCTCTGAAAATTTTGATGTGCACAGCTTGAGAGTTTTACATGGAGCGATTTTTCTCTCTGGGTTGCACTGGGACTTCATATGTAGTAGCCAACTGGTAAGTGCTTATTCAAGATTAGGCTGTATAGCTGATGCAAGCAAGGTGTTTTCTGGAATAACTGATCCTGATTTGGTCTTATGGAATTCGATGATATCAGGTTATGGGTGTCTTGGAGAGTTGGAGAAGGGGCTAGAATTGTTTAGTAGAATGCAGAAAATGGGGTTGAGGCCTGATGAGTACACAATGGTTGGCTTGATTAAGGCTATATATGATCCTAGTGTGCTGGAAATAGGTGAATCAATCCATGCATTTTGTCTAAAACTTGGTGTAGAGTCAAATTCTCATATAACCAGTCTCCTTGTTAGTATGTATTCTAGATGTAAATGTATGGGTTTAGCTTTTAGAGTTTTTGAGTGTCGTGTAGAACCTGATTTAGTTACATGGTCTGCGATAATAAGCGGTACTTCGCTGTGTGGGAATAGTGTCAAGGCCTTGGATTTCTTCAGAGAAATGAATATGAAAGGTAGGAAGGCTGATCCACCGCTGATAGCCACTGTACTGACTGCTTGTTCTCAATTGGCAACTGTGCAGCCAGGCAGTGAGATACATGGATATGCTTTTCGACATGGATATCACATGGAGGTTATGGTCTCCTCTGCACTAGTTGACATGTACTCAAAATGTGGATTCTTGGAATTGGGATATCAAGTTTATAAGACTATGACTTTCAAGAATATTGTTTCaatcaattcaattatttcaagTCTTGGTTTATATGGACTTGCATCTCAGGCCTTTCAGATATTTGAGAAGGCACTGGTGGAAGGGCACAAACCAGATGAAGCTACTTTTTCCGCACTATTATGTGCATGTTGCCATGCTGGTCTTGTCAATGATGGTCGAAAATATTTCAGAAGAATGAAAGATCAATTTGGCATCCCAGCTAACACCGAACATTATATTTACATGGTAAAGCTTCTTGGAATGGAAGGACAATTGAGAGAAGCTTATGAACTAATTGTCCAGTCTCTGCAAGAACCAGTTGACTCTGGCATTTGGGGGGCACTATTGTCATGCTGTGATGCTCATAGAAATTATGAGTTGGCAGATATTGTAGCTTCTCATCTTTTTGGTAATAAGCTAGAAAATAGTCGTTACAAAATTATGCTTGCAAATATGTATGCCAGTGATGGGAGGTGGGATTTGGTAAATAAGTTGAGAGTTGATCTAGAATCGAAAGAGTTGAAACATCCGGGAAAAAGCTGGATTACTAGCACAAAACCATTTCCGTGAAAGGAATTCTTGAGGTGTCTTTGCTACATATTTCATGAGTTCACTTTGTTGAATTTAGGATCAGAAGCTATGACGAAGGTAGGATCAATCTAACTTTCTCATCACGAAAGGAAATTCTATCGTGTAATTCCAAAACAAATGTCAAAAGAAGATGAGTTTGACCCATTACTTAAATGATTTTAACAAGTTATGGAAGGTTCATCT
Encoded proteins:
- the LOC104100207 gene encoding putative pentatricopeptide repeat-containing protein At1g64310, with protein sequence MFIPFHSLLSQLSKLKLTISRTKELHAFVIRTHLSRDPFYATRVLRFYAINDDIISARNLFDKTPQRSIYLWNSLIRAYASAHKFTDAFFLFKDMLYSEIKPDNFTFACVVRASSENFDVHSLRVLHGAIFLSGLHWDFICSSQLVSAYSRLGCIADASKVFSGITDPDLVLWNSMISGYGCLGELEKGLELFSRMQKMGLRPDEYTMVGLIKAIYDPSVLEIGESIHAFCLKLGVESNSHITSLLVSMYSRCKCMGLAFRVFECRVEPDLVTWSAIISGTSLCGNSVKALDFFREMNMKGRKADPPLIATVLTACSQLATVQPGSEIHGYAFRHGYHMEVMVSSALVDMYSKCGFLELGYQVYKTMTFKNIVSINSIISSLGLYGLASQAFQIFEKALVEGHKPDEATFSALLCACCHAGLVNDGRKYFRRMKDQFGIPANTEHYIYMVKLLGMEGQLREAYELIVQSLQEPVDSGIWGALLSCCDAHRNYELADIVASHLFGNKLENSRYKIMLANMYASDGRWDLVNKLRVDLESKELKHPGKSWITSTKPFP